One genomic segment of uncultured Ilyobacter sp. includes these proteins:
- a CDS encoding dienelactone hydrolase family protein, with product MKKIKYIMMVIFFMSMAVTSMGASGKMISYKIGNNVYEGYYSINKSPEAPLVLIIHDWDGLTDYEIRRVEMLADLGYSVFAMDLFGAGIRPTEVKDRRQHTGELYADRQKMRSLMLGALEVARLKGGNIHNAVAMGYCFGGAAALEFARSGINLKGFVTFHGGLSTPEGQDYSKTKGEILVLHGTADANISMDDFAKLAVELEDKGISHEMITYSGAPHAFTVFDSPSYRKETDEKSWKRFIEFLDENLNK from the coding sequence ATGAAAAAAATAAAATATATTATGATGGTAATTTTTTTTATGTCAATGGCAGTTACATCTATGGGGGCTTCAGGAAAAATGATATCATATAAGATAGGCAACAACGTTTACGAAGGATATTATTCTATAAATAAGTCTCCTGAAGCTCCTTTGGTATTAATCATCCACGACTGGGACGGACTCACAGATTACGAAATTCGGCGTGTAGAGATGCTAGCAGATTTAGGTTATTCTGTCTTCGCCATGGACCTCTTCGGAGCAGGGATACGCCCTACAGAAGTGAAAGATAGGCGACAGCATACAGGAGAACTATATGCTGACCGTCAGAAGATGCGTTCACTTATGTTAGGCGCTCTAGAAGTGGCTAGATTAAAGGGTGGAAACATCCATAATGCCGTGGCAATGGGTTATTGCTTCGGAGGTGCTGCAGCACTTGAGTTTGCAAGATCTGGAATAAATCTAAAAGGATTTGTTACTTTTCACGGTGGACTAAGTACCCCTGAAGGGCAGGATTATTCAAAAACTAAAGGAGAAATACTGGTTCTCCACGGCACAGCTGATGCAAATATATCTATGGATGACTTTGCTAAACTTGCAGTTGAATTAGAAGATAAAGGTATCTCTCACGAGATGATAACCTACAGCGGAGCTCCTCATGCCTTCACTGTCTTTGACTCTCCAAGCTACAGAAAAGAAACCGATGAAAAATCATGGAAGCGATTCATTGAGTTTTTAGACGAGAATCTCAATAAATAA
- the trkA gene encoding Trk system potassium transporter TrkA encodes MNILIAGGGDVGVRIAQKLIYEGYNITLIEKNEKLIRMLKNKLDAMIIHGDATNVGTLVEADIQSAGLFIVVTNSDSDNLVACTLARNCGRRDLSIATKLDDYTQFFLKGKVAPGNFGLNTVVIPSELTIKKIVELIQNPDIFEIANYAGNIAQMVGVKVRKEFLYSSVPIFKMAQMDNIMNKIRLVAIQREGNIIIPRGNSEIYPNDKLYFVGRTEIVKEVVKKYFSINLKLNNVIIIGGSKRSVRLAKVLVKLKKNVVIIEQDRSICEEISSHLENVMVINGLATDRFLLDELKIESSCVVSMTSDDEYNILAAFMTKKYGASKTICMIKSTSIVNVINNLAPIDTVFSPHALTVGEILKRTRKDDLFSVSSFTEIDAETVGIDIKDKLPILNTPIKNISMPAKTIIGVIIRGKEVIIPTGEDEIKLGDRIIIFLLSDAIYEVEKIFSRRHGGGL; translated from the coding sequence ATGAATATATTAATTGCAGGCGGGGGAGATGTAGGGGTAAGAATAGCACAAAAACTTATATATGAAGGTTACAACATAACTTTAATAGAAAAAAACGAAAAGCTCATAAGAATGCTTAAAAACAAACTGGATGCAATGATTATCCACGGAGATGCAACAAATGTAGGGACTCTTGTAGAGGCAGATATTCAGAGTGCAGGTCTTTTTATAGTGGTTACAAATTCTGACAGTGATAATCTTGTGGCTTGTACACTGGCCAGAAACTGCGGTAGAAGAGACCTTTCTATAGCTACTAAGCTAGATGACTATACTCAGTTTTTTCTCAAGGGGAAAGTGGCACCAGGGAACTTTGGTCTGAATACAGTTGTTATACCTTCAGAGTTGACCATAAAAAAAATCGTGGAACTAATTCAGAATCCAGATATATTTGAGATAGCCAATTATGCCGGCAACATTGCCCAGATGGTAGGGGTAAAAGTAAGAAAAGAATTTCTATACTCCTCCGTTCCTATTTTTAAAATGGCTCAAATGGACAACATAATGAACAAGATAAGACTGGTGGCAATACAGAGAGAGGGGAATATAATAATACCAAGGGGAAACAGTGAGATATATCCAAATGACAAGTTGTACTTTGTAGGTAGAACAGAGATTGTAAAGGAAGTTGTAAAAAAATATTTTTCTATAAATTTAAAGTTAAACAATGTTATCATAATAGGTGGCAGCAAGAGATCAGTAAGACTTGCAAAAGTGCTTGTAAAATTAAAAAAAAATGTAGTTATCATAGAGCAGGACAGATCCATTTGTGAGGAGATAAGCTCTCATCTAGAGAATGTCATGGTTATAAACGGACTTGCAACAGACAGGTTTTTATTAGATGAGCTGAAAATAGAGAGCTCTTGTGTGGTCAGCATGACATCTGATGATGAATACAATATCCTTGCAGCATTTATGACAAAGAAATACGGAGCTTCAAAGACCATCTGTATGATAAAAAGTACATCAATAGTCAATGTAATAAATAATTTAGCACCTATAGATACTGTATTCTCTCCCCATGCTCTTACGGTGGGAGAGATACTGAAGCGTACTAGAAAAGACGACCTTTTCTCAGTATCTTCCTTCACAGAGATAGATGCTGAAACTGTGGGTATAGACATAAAAGATAAGCTGCCCATCTTGAATACTCCTATAAAAAACATATCCATGCCTGCTAAGACAATTATAGGGGTCATAATAAGAGGAAAGGAGGTCATTATCCCTACAGGCGAGGATGAGATAAAATTGGGGGACAGAATCATAATCTTTCTTCTATCAGATGCCATTTACGAAGTTGAAAAAATATTTTCAAGAAGACATGGTGGCGGCCTATGA
- a CDS encoding potassium transporter TrkG, protein MNWKLIFKIQGLILVVVGAMMSIPLIFSFYYRSSDILSLSFSIFLTILVGVLFLFIFKSKKRIRAREGFASVSLGWIMASCFGALPFYLEGTMGSYINCVFESMSGFTTTGATILKDIEVLPKGVLFWRSLTHWLGGMGIILLTIAVLPMLGISPGQLYNAEVPGPIKGRLRPKIRDTAVILWLIYLSMTVIETILLMFGGMNLYDSLCHTFGTLGTGGFSTRNSSVGGFHSIYIEIVIIVFMYLSGINYTLHFYLIKGRFRNFLKNSEWRFYTSILFAAVIMISLNIYFAGPVEYRGDYIKSLRDSAFQVVSITTTTGYVTADFNLWPSFSGLLLVLMMFFGGSAGSTGGGLKQIRVLIMIKHIYHEVEKMAYPRAVFSLKVGGDSIEERVVKNVVVFFILFMFFFGGITIFLALMGYDIVTCFSASIATLGNIGPGLSRVGAVENYSFFDPYSKVVLIFAMLLGRLEIFSVLILMYSLTIKKNSHF, encoded by the coding sequence ATGAACTGGAAACTAATTTTTAAAATTCAGGGTCTTATTTTAGTTGTAGTGGGAGCTATGATGAGCATTCCTCTTATTTTTTCCTTTTATTACAGAAGTTCAGACATACTCTCTCTTTCTTTTTCTATATTTTTGACTATTTTGGTGGGAGTTTTATTTCTCTTTATTTTTAAGTCAAAAAAACGAATAAGGGCCAGAGAGGGCTTTGCCTCTGTATCCCTTGGATGGATTATGGCTTCCTGTTTTGGGGCCCTTCCATTTTATTTGGAGGGAACCATGGGATCCTATATAAACTGTGTTTTCGAATCTATGTCTGGTTTTACAACTACAGGAGCTACAATTTTAAAAGATATAGAGGTACTTCCAAAAGGGGTACTCTTTTGGAGGAGTCTCACACACTGGCTTGGAGGTATGGGAATAATTCTTTTGACTATTGCGGTACTCCCTATGCTAGGCATATCTCCAGGGCAGCTTTACAATGCCGAGGTTCCAGGTCCTATCAAAGGTCGCTTGAGGCCAAAGATCAGGGATACAGCGGTGATATTGTGGCTAATATATCTTTCTATGACGGTTATTGAGACTATCCTCCTGATGTTTGGAGGTATGAATCTGTATGATTCTCTATGCCATACCTTTGGAACCCTTGGGACAGGGGGGTTTTCAACACGAAACAGCTCTGTCGGGGGATTTCATAGTATTTACATAGAGATTGTCATAATAGTTTTTATGTACCTTTCCGGGATAAACTACACTCTACATTTTTATCTTATAAAGGGCAGGTTCAGAAATTTTTTAAAAAACAGTGAGTGGAGATTTTACACATCGATACTCTTTGCTGCAGTAATTATGATATCTCTAAACATATATTTTGCAGGTCCTGTGGAATATCGAGGGGACTACATAAAGTCACTGAGAGACTCTGCTTTTCAGGTTGTATCTATAACCACGACCACGGGATATGTTACTGCTGATTTTAATCTTTGGCCCTCTTTTTCGGGGTTGCTCTTGGTCTTAATGATGTTTTTTGGAGGCTCTGCTGGCTCTACTGGTGGTGGTCTGAAGCAGATAAGGGTTCTGATTATGATAAAGCATATCTATCATGAGGTGGAAAAAATGGCATATCCGAGAGCTGTTTTCTCTCTGAAGGTAGGTGGAGACAGTATAGAGGAAAGAGTGGTAAAAAATGTGGTTGTTTTTTTCATTCTTTTTATGTTCTTTTTTGGAGGGATAACAATATTTTTGGCTCTTATGGGATATGATATAGTGACATGTTTTTCTGCTTCCATCGCCACCCTTGGAAACATAGGGCCTGGTCTTAGCAGGGTTGGCGCCGTTGAGAACTATAGTTTTTTTGATCCCTACAGTAAGGTGGTTCTAATATTTGCAATGCTTTTGGGACGACTGGAGATATTTTCCGTACTGATACTCATGTATTCTTTAACAATAAAAAAAAATAGTCATTTCTGA
- a CDS encoding DUF6868 family protein, protein MNIKFFQEFFLWCTAINSIALVFWMLMFSFGSSWIYKFHSKWFKISLEEFHSIHYKGMAFYKLGIFLFNLAPYIALLIMGS, encoded by the coding sequence ATGAATATAAAATTTTTTCAGGAATTTTTTCTATGGTGCACTGCCATAAACAGTATAGCCCTTGTCTTTTGGATGCTCATGTTTTCTTTTGGAAGTAGCTGGATCTATAAGTTTCACAGTAAGTGGTTTAAAATTTCCTTAGAGGAGTTTCATTCCATACACTATAAAGGGATGGCTTTTTACAAATTGGGTATTTTCTTGTTTAATCTGGCTCCTTACATAGCTTTGCTTATAATGGGTTCATAG
- a CDS encoding L,D-transpeptidase family protein codes for MKKVLREFVWRFFLLFFTFVAAIYAEEKIDLVRVDKSSRKMFLMAGPQVVKVYKIYLGKNPVGHKEKFGDNKTPEGVYILDYKNNKSIYHKSIHISYPNEKDRVTAAEKGWDPGGGITIHGQIDNSQKGEYWTEGCIGVTNEDMDEIWIFLDLPVTIIIEP; via the coding sequence GTGAAAAAGGTTTTAAGGGAATTCGTGTGGCGTTTTTTTCTACTATTCTTTACCTTTGTGGCTGCAATTTATGCAGAGGAGAAAATAGACCTTGTGAGGGTTGATAAATCCTCTAGAAAGATGTTTCTGATGGCGGGCCCTCAGGTGGTAAAAGTTTATAAGATATATTTAGGGAAGAATCCTGTTGGACATAAAGAAAAATTTGGAGATAATAAAACTCCCGAGGGAGTTTATATCCTTGATTACAAAAATAATAAGAGTATTTATCATAAAAGTATCCATATATCCTATCCAAATGAAAAAGACAGGGTAACTGCAGCTGAAAAAGGTTGGGATCCAGGAGGTGGGATCACAATACACGGACAGATAGATAACAGTCAGAAAGGTGAATACTGGACTGAAGGGTGTATAGGGGTTACAAATGAGGACATGGATGAAATATGGATATTTCTTGACCTTCCGGTGACTATAATAATAGAGCCATGA
- a CDS encoding DUF3047 domain-containing protein produces the protein MRRIIAFIFVFVTIFLGIFSNPVEEVKIREEFKNLDSWKAYEFPKIKEHSVYTIVEGEILKTESNASASAIIYKDEFDVYKYPLIQWRWKVDNIIKKGDAKSKDGDDYPIRIYIAFKYDPAYTGLGKRIKYNTAKLLYGDYPPDSSLNYIWANKDYKENIIANSYTSEAQMILLQKGDANVGIWKTETVNIIEDYKKAFGKQPPAVASIIIMNDTDNTKEKAVSYIDYIKVYRLK, from the coding sequence ATGAGGCGTATCATAGCATTTATTTTTGTTTTTGTTACAATATTCTTGGGTATTTTTTCAAATCCAGTGGAAGAGGTAAAGATTAGGGAAGAGTTCAAAAACTTAGACAGTTGGAAGGCTTATGAATTTCCAAAAATAAAAGAACATTCAGTATACACCATAGTGGAGGGAGAGATATTAAAAACTGAAAGTAATGCTTCTGCATCTGCGATTATTTATAAGGATGAGTTTGATGTCTATAAATATCCTCTTATTCAGTGGAGGTGGAAGGTGGATAATATAATAAAAAAAGGAGATGCCAAGTCAAAGGACGGGGACGATTACCCCATCAGAATATACATCGCATTCAAATATGACCCGGCATATACAGGTCTTGGCAAACGGATAAAATATAACACAGCAAAACTTCTTTACGGAGATTATCCTCCTGACAGTTCATTAAATTATATATGGGCAAATAAAGATTATAAAGAAAATATAATAGCTAACTCATACACTTCTGAAGCACAGATGATTCTTTTGCAAAAAGGCGATGCCAATGTGGGAATTTGGAAAACTGAAACAGTAAATATTATAGAGGACTACAAGAAAGCCTTTGGAAAGCAGCCACCTGCTGTTGCCAGTATAATAATAATGAATGATACGGATAATACAAAGGAGAAAGCCGTATCTTATATAGATTATATAAAAGTATACAGGCTGAAATAA
- a CDS encoding GDSL-type esterase/lipase family protein, with protein MKKTIMLGDSITEWNPLIDKNIINMGVAGDTTRDIFWRIDEVKSIEADKVVLMAGINDILMRFPIEKVYEFYKKIVSSLKENFEEIMLLGVLPIEGDDEINMKISQVNSFIEGLEEKNRVCFFDFSKSLFDEEFSLNSSFYTDGLHLSYEGYESLNKEILKLLSL; from the coding sequence ATGAAAAAAACTATCATGCTAGGAGATAGCATAACTGAGTGGAATCCACTGATAGACAAAAACATAATAAATATGGGAGTGGCCGGAGATACCACAAGGGATATTTTTTGGAGAATCGATGAGGTAAAAAGTATAGAGGCTGACAAAGTTGTCCTAATGGCTGGGATCAACGATATACTGATGAGATTTCCCATTGAAAAAGTTTATGAATTTTATAAAAAAATAGTGTCTTCCCTGAAAGAAAATTTTGAAGAGATAATGTTGCTAGGCGTCCTCCCGATAGAAGGAGATGACGAGATCAATATGAAAATTTCTCAGGTAAATAGTTTTATAGAGGGACTAGAAGAGAAAAACAGAGTATGTTTTTTTGATTTTTCTAAGTCTCTCTTTGATGAAGAATTTTCTTTGAATTCTTCTTTCTATACAGATGGACTTCACCTGTCTTATGAAGGCTATGAATCCCTCAATAAAGAAATTTTAAAATTATTGTCCCTTTAA
- a CDS encoding uracil-DNA glycosylase, whose translation MKREFFLSENKIHPSYYEFFDGRTVEFIEEIFNTIGKDYTPRKEDIFKVFRYDLNNAKVLLLGMDPYPQKGIATGLSFEVPFDSWGDTRVNTSLKNMLKLLYKSYYGDILSMEELREKINKGDFRLLPPDKIFKKWANEGVIFLNTALTTKTGKAGAHINLWKFFTEKLLGFIGERNPALTYLLWGGKAQKFEKFIVSGKIIKHNHPAICGKLYNPQDFLNGSSFSETKKDINWIDEVEL comes from the coding sequence TTGAAAAGAGAATTTTTTTTATCTGAAAATAAAATACACCCCTCTTATTATGAGTTTTTTGATGGCAGAACAGTAGAGTTCATAGAGGAAATTTTTAATACTATAGGGAAGGATTACACCCCTAGAAAAGAGGATATTTTCAAAGTGTTCAGATACGACCTGAACAATGCTAAGGTTCTTCTTCTAGGAATGGATCCCTACCCACAAAAAGGTATAGCCACCGGTTTATCATTTGAAGTTCCCTTTGATTCTTGGGGAGACACAAGGGTCAATACATCCCTTAAAAACATGCTGAAACTCTTGTACAAAAGTTATTACGGCGATATATTGAGCATGGAAGAACTGAGAGAAAAGATCAACAAAGGAGACTTTAGACTCCTGCCACCAGATAAAATATTCAAAAAATGGGCTAACGAGGGAGTAATATTTCTAAATACTGCACTTACCACAAAGACAGGAAAAGCAGGAGCACATATAAATCTATGGAAGTTTTTTACAGAAAAACTACTTGGATTTATAGGAGAACGAAATCCAGCGCTCACTTATCTTCTGTGGGGAGGAAAGGCTCAGAAGTTTGAAAAATTTATCGTCTCTGGAAAGATCATAAAGCATAATCATCCTGCCATCTGCGGAAAGTTGTACAACCCTCAAGATTTTTTAAATGGAAGCTCTTTCAGTGAGACCAAAAAAGATATAAACTGGATAGATGAGGTGGAATTATGA
- a CDS encoding N-acetylmuramoyl-L-alanine amidase produces the protein MQLIIVVISIILTGCSMVNYEVDNVTYTAKGKNQRVKFIILHYTACDDKISIDTLTKGNVSSHYLITTHKWDPIFQLVPENERAWHAGISSFQGRSNLNDTSIGIEIVNLGVSETEGGLKLHPFHESQIRKTAYLIKKLSKKYKIEPKNILGHSDISPGRKIDPGPLFPWERLHREFGIGAWYDSIDFNFYYDSAIFGIYSTENIQSEFKRYGYDMEVSGEWSEKDKKILKAFQLHFRPKNISGEIDLETFAMIKALNHKYR, from the coding sequence ATGCAGTTGATAATAGTTGTTATATCCATAATCTTGACAGGCTGTAGTATGGTTAATTATGAAGTGGACAATGTAACATACACTGCTAAGGGTAAAAATCAAAGAGTAAAATTTATAATCCTGCACTACACTGCCTGCGATGACAAGATTTCTATTGATACTCTGACAAAGGGAAACGTAAGCTCTCATTATCTCATAACAACCCATAAATGGGATCCGATATTTCAGCTTGTTCCTGAAAACGAAAGAGCTTGGCATGCTGGAATTAGCAGTTTCCAAGGAAGGAGCAACCTGAATGACACCTCTATAGGAATAGAGATTGTAAATCTAGGAGTTTCAGAAACAGAGGGCGGATTAAAGCTCCACCCATTCCATGAATCTCAGATAAGAAAAACAGCATATTTAATAAAAAAATTATCTAAAAAGTATAAAATAGAACCTAAAAATATCCTGGGTCATTCTGATATATCTCCCGGTCGAAAGATAGATCCGGGTCCGTTGTTCCCCTGGGAAAGACTGCACCGTGAATTTGGTATAGGGGCTTGGTACGATTCTATAGACTTTAATTTTTATTATGATTCTGCCATCTTTGGAATATACTCTACAGAGAATATCCAGTCCGAGTTCAAAAGATATGGCTATGATATGGAGGTCTCTGGTGAATGGAGTGAAAAAGATAAAAAAATTCTGAAAGCTTTCCAGCTGCATTTCAGACCAAAAAATATCAGCGGTGAGATTGATTTGGAAACTTTTGCTATGATAAAAGCTCTAAATCACAAATACAGATAA
- the nadC gene encoding carboxylating nicotinate-nucleotide diphosphorylase, which yields MNYVLIDSLIKKALLEDRAYDDITTNSITSEESQAEVEVIVKEDGKICGLKVFSRVFQILGDVEIKFLKKEGEIVNKGELIAQLRGSTRVLLSGERVALNLLQRMSGIATEAYKASEILKEHGIKVMDTRKTTPGLRYLEKYSVLTGGGFNHRFDLSDMAMIKDNHILAAGSIKKAVESIRKKHPFIKKIEVEAENLEHVKEGLEAGADIIMLDNMEDELLKECVDYINGRAIIEVSGNIDIERFQRLKGLKIDYISMGKLTHSVKALDISMKNLKILKS from the coding sequence ATGAATTACGTCCTTATTGATAGTCTAATAAAAAAAGCCCTCTTAGAGGACAGGGCCTATGATGATATAACCACAAATAGCATCACCTCTGAAGAAAGCCAGGCCGAGGTGGAAGTGATAGTAAAAGAAGATGGCAAAATCTGCGGATTAAAGGTTTTTTCAAGGGTTTTTCAAATTTTGGGTGACGTGGAGATAAAGTTTTTAAAGAAAGAGGGAGAGATTGTCAATAAAGGAGAGCTCATAGCACAGCTTAGGGGAAGCACTAGAGTACTCTTATCTGGGGAAAGGGTCGCACTGAATCTTCTGCAGAGAATGTCCGGAATAGCCACTGAGGCATATAAAGCTTCTGAAATACTTAAAGAACATGGAATAAAAGTAATGGATACCAGGAAAACCACGCCTGGACTAAGATATCTGGAAAAATATTCGGTCCTCACTGGTGGAGGATTCAACCATCGTTTTGATCTCTCAGATATGGCCATGATAAAGGATAACCACATTCTGGCCGCTGGAAGCATAAAAAAAGCTGTAGAGAGTATAAGAAAAAAACATCCTTTTATAAAAAAAATAGAGGTAGAAGCAGAGAATTTGGAACATGTTAAGGAGGGCCTTGAAGCAGGCGCAGATATTATTATGCTAGACAACATGGAGGATGAGCTTCTTAAAGAGTGTGTAGATTATATTAACGGCAGAGCCATTATAGAAGTATCTGGAAATATCGACATAGAGAGGTTCCAAAGACTAAAAGGATTAAAAATAGATTATATCTCTATGGGAAAACTGACTCACTCTGTAAAAGCACTTGATATAAGTATGAAAAATCTTAAAATCTTAAAATCTTAA